A genomic window from Streptomyces sp. HUAS YS2 includes:
- a CDS encoding DUF1844 domain-containing protein, translated as MSDTPNDTPDSPDFDSMTRDIAEVPAVEVIVTVAVNLMSAAAVKLGLTEEGEAHKDLDEARKLVHALAGLLDASATEISSFHAAPLRDGLKSLQLAFREASIVPDEPGQGPGEKYTGPVFG; from the coding sequence ATGAGTGACACGCCCAATGACACCCCCGACTCCCCCGACTTCGACTCCATGACCCGCGACATCGCGGAGGTCCCGGCGGTCGAGGTGATCGTGACGGTCGCCGTCAACCTGATGAGCGCCGCCGCGGTGAAGCTGGGGCTGACCGAGGAGGGCGAGGCCCACAAGGACCTGGACGAGGCCCGCAAGCTGGTGCACGCGCTGGCCGGCCTCCTCGACGCGAGCGCGACGGAGATCAGCTCGTTCCACGCGGCGCCGCTGCGGGACGGCCTGAAGTCCCTGCAGCTGGCGTTCCGCGAGGCGTCCATCGTCCCGGACGAGCCGGGTCAGGGGCCGGGCGAGAAGTACACGGGGCCGGTGTTCGGGTAA
- the rpmI gene encoding 50S ribosomal protein L35 yields MPKNKTHSGAKKRFKVTGSGKILRERAGKRHLLEHKSSKLTRRLTGNAEMAPGDAAKIKKMLGI; encoded by the coding sequence ATGCCGAAGAACAAGACGCACTCCGGTGCCAAGAAGCGCTTCAAGGTCACCGGCTCCGGCAAGATCCTGCGGGAGCGCGCCGGCAAGCGCCACCTGCTCGAGCACAAGTCGTCCAAGCTGACGCGTCGCCTCACCGGCAACGCCGAGATGGCCCCGGGCGACGCGGCCAAGATCAAGAAGATGCTGGGCATCTGA
- the infC gene encoding translation initiation factor IF-3, whose protein sequence is MTCPSAKAVAWCYRGGSISAEPRINERIRVPEVRLVGPSGEQVGIVPLAKALELAQEYDLDLVEVAANARPPVCKLMDYGKFKYESAMKAREARKNQAHTVIKEMKLRPKIDPHDYDTKKGHVVRFLKQGDKVKITIMFRGREQSRPELGYRLLQRLAEDVQELGFIESNPKQDGRNMIMVLGPHKKKTEAMAEAREAQAARKAERQGGSSEAAPEAPAEEASADTSAENAEA, encoded by the coding sequence GTGACGTGTCCGTCCGCCAAGGCGGTCGCGTGGTGCTACCGAGGAGGATCCATCAGCGCCGAGCCCCGCATCAACGAGCGGATTCGCGTTCCCGAGGTGCGTCTTGTCGGCCCCAGTGGCGAGCAGGTGGGCATCGTCCCGCTTGCCAAGGCCCTGGAGCTCGCGCAGGAGTACGACCTCGACCTGGTTGAGGTTGCCGCGAACGCCCGTCCGCCCGTGTGCAAGCTCATGGACTACGGGAAGTTCAAGTACGAGTCGGCCATGAAGGCCCGTGAGGCGCGCAAGAACCAGGCGCACACGGTCATCAAGGAGATGAAGCTCCGGCCGAAGATCGACCCGCACGACTACGACACCAAGAAGGGTCACGTCGTCCGGTTCCTCAAGCAGGGCGACAAGGTCAAGATCACGATCATGTTCCGTGGTCGTGAGCAGTCCCGGCCCGAGCTCGGTTACCGCCTGCTGCAGCGCCTCGCCGAGGACGTGCAGGAGCTTGGCTTCATCGAGTCCAACCCGAAGCAGGACGGCCGGAACATGATCATGGTTCTGGGTCCGCACAAGAAGAAGACCGAGGCCATGGCCGAGGCGCGTGAGGCCCAGGCCGCACGCAAGGCGGAGCGCCAGGGCGGGTCGTCCGAGGCGGCCCCCGAGGCCCCTGCCGAGGAGGCTTCGGCCGACACGTCGGCCGAGAACGCCGAGGCGTGA
- the rplT gene encoding 50S ribosomal protein L20, producing MARVKRAVNAHKKRRAILEQASGYRGQRSRLYRKAKEQVTHSLVYNYNDRKKRKGDFRQLWIQRINAAARLNGMTYNRLIQGLKAANIEVDRKILAELAVNDANAFAALVEVAQKALPADVNAPKAAA from the coding sequence GTGGCACGCGTCAAGCGGGCAGTCAACGCCCACAAGAAGCGCCGGGCGATCCTCGAGCAGGCCTCCGGCTACCGCGGTCAGCGTTCGCGCCTGTACCGCAAGGCCAAGGAGCAGGTCACCCACTCGCTGGTCTACAACTACAACGACCGCAAGAAGCGCAAGGGTGACTTCCGTCAGCTGTGGATCCAGCGCATCAACGCCGCTGCCCGCCTGAACGGCATGACCTACAACCGCCTCATCCAGGGCCTGAAGGCTGCCAACATCGAGGTGGACCGCAAGATCCTCGCCGAGCTGGCCGTCAACGACGCCAACGCGTTCGCCGCGCTGGTCGAGGTCGCGCAGAAGGCTCTGCCGGCCGACGTGAACGCTCCGAAGGCCGCCGCCTGA
- a CDS encoding SseB family protein, whose amino-acid sequence MALKNIPDPGFSDDDGTADPRLTAALAAWAEDRTAHGPVLEALRDARLLVPVVAVLGEVEVDPVTGLKQEKTSDMAVPTLTAGDRRALPAFTSIASLTLWDPAARPVAVPLQQALAALVHEKADTLLLDLAGPVPYQVTGSALLALAEGRTSTDPLHDPAVRDAVRAAVAAEPAVLRAYLGPGSADGTLALVLGDGDAPAEAAQRVARAIAADETLRARLVRGLDLALLPASTPPPGEPFYVKN is encoded by the coding sequence GTGGCGCTCAAGAACATTCCGGACCCCGGTTTCTCCGACGACGACGGCACCGCGGACCCGCGGCTCACCGCGGCCCTCGCGGCCTGGGCGGAGGACCGGACCGCCCACGGCCCGGTCCTGGAGGCGCTCAGGGACGCCCGGCTCCTGGTGCCGGTGGTCGCCGTCCTCGGCGAGGTCGAGGTGGACCCCGTGACGGGGCTCAAGCAGGAGAAGACGAGCGACATGGCGGTGCCGACGCTCACCGCGGGGGACCGCCGGGCGCTGCCCGCGTTCACCTCGATCGCCTCGCTCACGCTCTGGGACCCGGCCGCCAGGCCCGTCGCCGTCCCGCTGCAGCAGGCGCTCGCCGCCCTCGTCCACGAGAAGGCCGACACCCTGCTGCTCGACCTGGCCGGCCCGGTGCCGTACCAGGTGACCGGTTCCGCGCTGCTGGCCCTCGCGGAGGGCCGGACGAGCACGGACCCGCTGCACGACCCGGCCGTACGGGACGCGGTGCGCGCCGCCGTCGCGGCCGAGCCGGCGGTCCTTCGGGCGTACCTGGGCCCGGGGTCCGCGGACGGCACCCTCGCCCTGGTCCTCGGGGACGGCGATGCCCCGGCGGAGGCGGCCCAGCGGGTGGCCCGTGCGATCGCCGCCGACGAAACACTGAGGGCCCGCCTGGTGCGGGGCCTCGACCTGGCACTCCTGCCCGCCTCGACCCCGCCTCCCGGCGAGCCCTTCTACGTCAAGAACTGA
- a CDS encoding amino acid deaminase/aldolase produces MTPRAADRARYDRAIAHLDAPVAVVDLEAFDANADDLVRRAAGKPIRVASKSVRCRALMERVLAREGFAGIMSFTLDESLWLARAGFEDVLLAYPSADRAGYAALAADEKLATAVTVMIDDPAQLDLIDQARAGGTEEIRVCLELDTSLRLLGGRVRIGARRSPLREPAQLAELARSVARRPGFRLVGLMAYEGHVAGVGDAVEGRPLRSRAIRVMQGAARRELAARRAAVVRAVRAVAPDLEFVNGGGTGSVQHTAAEDAVTEIAAGSGLYVPRLFDNYTSFSGRPAALFALPVVRRPGVGVVTVLGGGYPASGVAGRDRLPVPYLPEGLRYDPQEGPGEVQTPLLGSAADDLLIGDTVWFRHAKAGELCERFDRLHLVEGDRITATVPTYRGEGQTFL; encoded by the coding sequence ATGACTCCCCGCGCCGCCGACCGGGCCCGGTACGACCGGGCCATCGCCCACCTCGACGCGCCGGTGGCGGTCGTCGATCTCGAGGCGTTCGACGCCAACGCCGACGACCTGGTGCGGCGCGCGGCGGGGAAGCCGATCCGGGTGGCGAGCAAGTCGGTGCGGTGCCGGGCGCTCATGGAGCGGGTCCTGGCCCGTGAGGGCTTCGCCGGGATCATGTCGTTCACGCTCGACGAGTCGCTGTGGCTGGCGCGGGCCGGGTTCGAGGACGTGCTCCTCGCCTACCCGTCCGCCGACCGCGCGGGCTACGCCGCACTCGCCGCCGACGAGAAGCTCGCCACCGCGGTGACCGTGATGATCGACGACCCGGCGCAACTGGACCTGATCGACCAGGCCCGGGCCGGCGGCACCGAGGAGATCCGGGTCTGCCTGGAGCTGGACACCTCGCTGCGGCTGCTGGGCGGCCGGGTGCGGATAGGAGCCCGCCGGTCGCCGCTGCGCGAGCCCGCGCAGCTCGCCGAGCTGGCCCGGTCGGTGGCCCGCCGGCCGGGGTTCCGGCTGGTGGGGCTGATGGCGTACGAGGGGCACGTCGCGGGTGTCGGCGACGCGGTCGAAGGCCGGCCGCTGCGCTCCCGGGCGATCCGGGTCATGCAGGGGGCGGCGCGCCGGGAGCTGGCGGCCCGCCGCGCGGCTGTGGTCCGCGCCGTCCGGGCCGTGGCGCCGGACCTGGAGTTCGTGAACGGCGGCGGCACCGGCAGCGTCCAGCACACGGCGGCCGAGGACGCGGTGACGGAGATCGCGGCGGGCTCGGGCCTGTACGTGCCGAGGCTCTTCGACAACTACACGTCGTTCTCCGGCCGCCCCGCCGCGCTGTTCGCGCTGCCCGTCGTGCGCCGTCCCGGCGTGGGCGTGGTGACCGTGCTCGGCGGCGGCTACCCGGCGTCCGGGGTCGCGGGCCGGGACCGGTTGCCCGTCCCGTACCTGCCGGAGGGGCTGCGCTACGACCCGCAGGAGGGGCCGGGCGAGGTGCAGACGCCGCTGCTCGGCTCCGCCGCCGACGACCTGCTGATCGGCGACACGGTGTGGTTCCGGCACGCGAAGGCCGGGGAGCTGTGCGAGCGCTTCGACCGCCTGCACCTCGTCGAGGGCGACCGGATCACGGCGACCGTGCCGACGTACCGCGGCGAGGGGCAGACGTTCCTCTGA
- the mycP gene encoding type VII secretion-associated serine protease mycosin, whose translation MRPNRAPRRLRAPRASRASRALTVLLAASFAVLPAAGPAHADTIRARQWGLEAMHTSEAWRTTKGRGITVAVLDTGVDATHPDLAGNVLAGNDLVGFGARRGDRAWARHGTAMAGIIAGHGHGPGRQDGVLGIAPQARILPVRVILEGTDKSRAKARTTRGSALAQGIRWAVDHGADVINLSLGDDSESAHPDAGEDSAVQYALARGVVVVASAGNGGDKGDHISYPAAYPGVIAVTAVDMYGTHASFSTSRWYATVSAPGVDVVIADPDRRYYEGWGTSAAAAFVSGAAALVRAAHPDLTPAQVKQLLVDTARDRPKGGRNDDKGYGTVDPAAAIRAGGKVAAVTKAAADQAAAAGHQGRYFGAGPIPDEADGRPVGLLAPAAGGLGVLLLAAAVVLWRGSRGPRRTW comes from the coding sequence ATGCGACCGAACCGAGCGCCCCGCCGCCTGCGCGCCCCGCGCGCGTCCCGCGCGTCCCGCGCCCTGACCGTGCTGCTCGCGGCCTCGTTCGCCGTCCTCCCCGCCGCCGGGCCCGCCCACGCCGACACCATCCGCGCGCGCCAGTGGGGCCTCGAAGCCATGCACACCTCCGAGGCCTGGCGCACCACCAAGGGCCGCGGCATCACCGTCGCCGTCCTCGACACCGGCGTCGACGCCACCCACCCCGACCTCGCCGGCAACGTCCTGGCGGGCAACGACCTCGTCGGCTTCGGTGCCCGCCGCGGCGACCGCGCCTGGGCCCGCCACGGCACCGCCATGGCCGGCATCATCGCCGGACACGGCCACGGCCCGGGACGTCAGGACGGCGTCCTCGGCATCGCGCCCCAGGCCCGCATCCTGCCCGTGCGCGTCATCCTCGAAGGCACCGACAAGTCCCGCGCGAAGGCCCGCACCACCCGAGGCAGCGCCCTCGCCCAGGGCATCCGCTGGGCGGTCGACCACGGCGCCGACGTCATCAACCTCTCCCTCGGCGACGACAGCGAGTCCGCCCACCCGGACGCCGGCGAGGACTCCGCCGTCCAGTACGCCCTCGCCAGGGGCGTCGTCGTGGTGGCCTCCGCCGGCAACGGCGGCGACAAGGGCGACCACATCTCGTACCCCGCCGCGTACCCCGGCGTCATCGCCGTCACGGCCGTCGACATGTACGGCACCCACGCCTCGTTCTCCACCAGCCGCTGGTACGCCACCGTCAGCGCCCCCGGCGTCGACGTCGTCATCGCCGACCCGGACCGCCGCTACTACGAGGGCTGGGGCACCAGCGCCGCCGCCGCGTTCGTCTCCGGCGCCGCCGCGCTCGTGCGCGCCGCGCACCCCGACCTGACGCCCGCCCAGGTGAAGCAGCTCCTCGTCGACACCGCCCGCGACCGGCCCAAGGGCGGCCGGAACGACGACAAGGGGTACGGCACCGTCGACCCGGCCGCCGCCATCAGGGCCGGCGGGAAGGTGGCCGCCGTCACCAAGGCCGCCGCGGACCAGGCCGCCGCGGCCGGGCACCAGGGCCGCTACTTCGGCGCCGGCCCGATCCCCGACGAGGCGGACGGCAGGCCGGTCGGGCTGCTCGCCCCCGCCGCCGGCGGCCTCGGCGTGCTGCTGCTCGCCGCCGCCGTCGTGCTCTGGCGCGGCAGCCGCGGGCCCCGCCGGACCTGGTGA
- a CDS encoding DUF2510 domain-containing protein, whose translation MSMSTPAGWYPDPGMPGTERWWDGSAWSGHTRAAGGGGYAGPGGPTAVVVPPASRGPRRGVLLGGAAAVVAVAVAVIVAVVVSGKDEEPPAPPVAGPSVSATATATGGTEPGPSSAPTEVADQLNGISLPILPGWEKPESTSDDVPTVTTAGEYQCPGDVGESCTYGTVSSRTPSSTDATTPEALAKADIAKAVQQAYGEDILGNDPYGGVRSHKLLAAKPTVVAGRAGYLVRWQVTTGAGPGGVVQSLAFTSPTGSQSPVVVRFVFDGGPNGPKLSVMDEIAAGIKPLA comes from the coding sequence ATGAGCATGAGCACGCCTGCGGGCTGGTACCCGGACCCGGGGATGCCCGGGACCGAGCGGTGGTGGGACGGCAGCGCGTGGAGCGGGCACACCCGGGCCGCCGGGGGCGGCGGGTACGCCGGTCCCGGCGGCCCCACGGCGGTCGTCGTGCCGCCCGCGTCACGGGGGCCGCGGCGCGGGGTGCTGCTGGGCGGGGCGGCAGCGGTCGTGGCCGTCGCCGTGGCCGTGATCGTCGCGGTCGTGGTGTCCGGCAAGGACGAAGAGCCGCCGGCCCCGCCCGTCGCGGGGCCGTCGGTGAGCGCCACGGCCACCGCGACGGGCGGCACGGAGCCCGGCCCGAGCAGCGCCCCGACCGAGGTCGCCGACCAGCTCAACGGCATCTCCCTGCCGATCCTCCCCGGCTGGGAGAAGCCGGAGAGCACCTCCGACGACGTCCCGACCGTCACCACCGCCGGCGAGTACCAGTGCCCCGGCGACGTCGGCGAGTCCTGCACGTACGGCACCGTCAGCTCCCGGACCCCCTCCAGCACCGACGCCACCACCCCGGAGGCCCTGGCCAAGGCCGACATCGCCAAGGCGGTCCAGCAGGCGTACGGCGAGGACATCCTCGGCAACGACCCGTACGGCGGCGTCCGTTCGCACAAGCTGCTCGCCGCGAAGCCGACAGTGGTCGCAGGCCGCGCGGGCTACCTGGTCCGCTGGCAGGTCACCACCGGGGCGGGCCCCGGCGGCGTCGTGCAGTCGCTGGCCTTCACGTCACCGACCGGCAGCCAGTCGCCGGTCGTCGTCCGGTTCGTGTTCGACGGCGGCCCGAATGGGCCGAAGCTGTCCGTGATGGACGAGATCGCGGCCGGCATCAAGCCGCTCGCGTAG
- a CDS encoding sensor histidine kinase yields MTVDTDEPARGQSASPHAPEQSHATEEPHAPLDGGIDPDELPDGLVVADATGRVVRFNAAAGRITSVAPAEALGRPLEQALPLEDLKGRRWWALTDPYGGLATRTGQPERNLLLPGGREVLVSARYIRDTPTGPVRRVVVSLRGTEARRRTERSHAELIATVAHELRSPLTSVKGFTATLLAKWERFTDDQKRLMLETVDADANRVTRLIAELLDISRIDSGRLEVRRQPVDIAAAVGRHIQAHTTGGQSPDRFFVRVRPGLPDLWADPDKIDQVLGNLLENAVRHGEGTVTIDVAPATAQDDEKGTAVTVSDEGPGIPEESMGRVFTRFWRGSKRGGTGLGLYIVKGIVEAHGGTITVGRGPRGGAEFRFILPVGAPAYLA; encoded by the coding sequence ATGACGGTCGACACGGACGAGCCCGCACGCGGGCAGAGCGCGTCGCCGCATGCTCCCGAACAGTCGCACGCCACCGAGGAGCCGCACGCTCCCCTCGACGGCGGGATCGACCCCGACGAGCTCCCCGACGGCCTCGTCGTCGCCGACGCGACCGGCAGGGTCGTCCGCTTCAACGCCGCCGCCGGCCGGATCACCTCCGTGGCCCCGGCCGAGGCCCTCGGCCGGCCGCTGGAGCAGGCGCTGCCCCTGGAGGACCTCAAGGGCCGCCGCTGGTGGGCGCTGACCGACCCGTACGGCGGGCTCGCCACCCGCACCGGCCAGCCCGAGCGGAACCTGCTGCTGCCCGGTGGCCGCGAGGTCCTCGTCTCCGCCCGGTACATCCGCGACACCCCCACCGGCCCGGTCCGCCGGGTCGTCGTCAGCCTGCGCGGCACCGAGGCCCGGCGGCGCACCGAGCGCAGCCACGCCGAGCTGATCGCCACCGTCGCGCACGAGCTGCGCTCGCCGCTCACCTCCGTCAAGGGCTTCACGGCGACCCTGCTCGCCAAGTGGGAGCGGTTCACCGACGACCAGAAGCGGCTGATGCTGGAGACCGTCGACGCCGACGCCAACCGGGTCACCCGGCTCATCGCCGAACTGCTCGACATCTCCCGGATCGACTCCGGCCGGCTCGAGGTCCGCCGCCAGCCCGTCGACATCGCCGCCGCCGTCGGCCGGCACATCCAGGCGCACACCACGGGCGGCCAGTCCCCGGACCGGTTCTTCGTCCGCGTCCGGCCCGGACTGCCCGATCTCTGGGCGGATCCGGACAAGATCGACCAGGTGCTCGGCAACCTGCTGGAAAATGCGGTGCGGCACGGCGAGGGAACCGTCACCATCGACGTGGCACCCGCGACCGCGCAGGACGACGAGAAAGGCACGGCCGTCACCGTGAGCGACGAAGGCCCCGGCATCCCCGAGGAGTCGATGGGCCGTGTCTTCACCCGCTTCTGGCGGGGGAGCAAGCGCGGTGGCACCGGCCTCGGCCTGTACATCGTCAAGGGCATCGTCGAGGCCCACGGCGGGACCATCACCGTCGGGCGCGGCCCCCGGGGCGGCGCCGAGTTCCGATTTATCCTGCCCGTCGGCGCCCCGGCCTATCTCGCCTGA
- a CDS encoding aldehyde dehydrogenase family protein — translation MPHHLLVLNPATEDVVATVPAATAEDVDAAVVRAAAAQRGWAAAAPADRARLLRRFAAVVDDHIEELARLEVREAGHTVGNARWEAGNVRDLLDFAAGGVERLSGRQIPVPGGLDITLLEPLGVVGVIAPWNFPMPIAAWATAPALAAGNAVILKPAETTPLTALRLAELALEAGLPEGLLQVLPGEGAVAGDALVVHPGVAKIVFTGSTKVGKSIMAKCADQVKRVTLELGGKSPNIVFADADIEAAAAAAPMAFLDNSGQDCCARTRILVQRSVYDRFLELLTPAIEEIVVGDPADERTQMGPLISRAQLDRVRGYVPDSLPGIRGKAPEGPGFWFPPTVLTGVAEDAPCAVEEIFGPVAVVLPFEDEADAIRLANATPYGLSGSIWTRDVGRAVRASRAVRAGNLSVNSHSSVRYWTPFGGYKQSGLGRELGPDALTAFTETKNVFISTEA, via the coding sequence GTGCCGCACCACCTGCTCGTCCTGAACCCGGCGACCGAAGACGTCGTCGCCACCGTCCCCGCCGCCACCGCCGAGGACGTCGACGCCGCCGTCGTACGCGCCGCCGCCGCCCAGCGCGGCTGGGCCGCCGCCGCGCCCGCCGACCGGGCCCGGCTGCTTCGCCGCTTCGCCGCCGTCGTCGACGACCACATCGAGGAACTGGCCCGGCTGGAGGTCCGCGAGGCAGGCCACACCGTCGGCAACGCCCGCTGGGAGGCCGGCAACGTCCGTGACCTGCTCGACTTCGCCGCCGGGGGAGTGGAGCGGCTCAGCGGACGCCAGATCCCGGTCCCCGGCGGGCTCGACATCACCCTCCTCGAACCCCTCGGCGTCGTCGGCGTGATCGCGCCCTGGAACTTCCCCATGCCCATCGCGGCCTGGGCCACCGCCCCCGCGCTCGCGGCCGGCAACGCCGTGATCCTCAAGCCCGCCGAGACCACCCCGCTCACCGCCCTGCGGCTGGCGGAACTGGCCCTGGAGGCCGGGCTGCCCGAGGGACTCCTCCAGGTCCTGCCCGGCGAGGGCGCCGTCGCAGGCGACGCGCTGGTCGTCCACCCGGGCGTCGCCAAGATCGTCTTCACCGGATCGACGAAGGTCGGAAAGTCGATCATGGCCAAGTGTGCCGACCAGGTGAAGCGGGTGACCCTCGAACTCGGCGGCAAGAGCCCGAACATCGTCTTCGCCGACGCCGACATCGAGGCGGCTGCCGCGGCGGCTCCGATGGCCTTCCTCGACAACAGCGGCCAGGACTGCTGCGCCCGCACCCGCATCCTCGTCCAGCGCAGCGTGTACGACCGCTTCCTGGAACTGCTCACCCCCGCGATCGAGGAGATCGTCGTCGGCGACCCGGCCGACGAGAGGACCCAGATGGGACCGCTGATCTCGCGGGCCCAGCTCGACCGGGTCCGCGGGTACGTCCCCGACTCCCTGCCCGGCATCCGCGGCAAGGCCCCCGAGGGCCCCGGCTTCTGGTTCCCGCCGACGGTCCTCACCGGCGTCGCCGAGGACGCGCCCTGCGCCGTCGAGGAGATCTTCGGCCCGGTCGCCGTCGTGCTGCCCTTCGAGGACGAGGCGGACGCGATCCGGCTGGCGAACGCCACGCCGTACGGCCTGTCCGGCTCGATCTGGACCCGCGACGTGGGCCGCGCGGTCCGCGCCTCACGTGCCGTCCGGGCCGGCAACCTGTCCGTCAACTCCCACTCCAGCGTCCGCTACTGGACCCCCTTCGGCGGCTACAAGCAGTCCGGCCTCGGCCGTGAACTCGGCCCCGACGCCCTCACCGCTTTCACCGAGACCAAGAACGTCTTCATCAGCACGGAGGCCTGA
- a CDS encoding TrmH family RNA methyltransferase — protein sequence MVTPELISPRSPRVVAARRLAKRNFRGKDRRFIAEGPQAVREAVAHRGGDGQPTLLELFTTVEAAERYADIVGAARATGARVHFASDAVLAEVSQTVTPQGLLGVCRFLDSPFDEILAAKPRLVAVLAHVRDPGNAGTVLRCADAAGADAVVLTDASVDLYNPKSVRASVGSLFHLPVAVGVPVEQAVAGLKAAGVRILAADGAGDDDLDDELDAGTMGGPTAWVFGNEAWGLPEETRALADAVVRVPIHGKAESLNLATAAAVCLYASARAQRPRRTH from the coding sequence ATGGTCACGCCCGAGCTGATCTCCCCGCGTTCCCCGCGCGTCGTCGCCGCCCGGCGGCTCGCCAAGCGCAACTTCCGGGGCAAGGACCGCCGGTTCATCGCCGAGGGCCCGCAGGCCGTCCGGGAGGCCGTCGCGCACCGCGGTGGCGACGGGCAGCCCACCCTCCTGGAGCTCTTCACCACCGTCGAGGCCGCCGAGCGGTACGCCGACATCGTCGGGGCGGCCCGCGCCACCGGCGCCCGCGTCCACTTCGCCTCCGACGCCGTGCTCGCCGAGGTCTCCCAGACCGTGACGCCGCAGGGCCTGCTCGGCGTCTGCCGCTTCCTCGACTCGCCCTTCGACGAGATCCTCGCCGCGAAGCCCCGGCTGGTCGCCGTCCTCGCGCACGTCCGTGACCCCGGGAACGCCGGCACCGTGCTCCGCTGCGCCGACGCGGCCGGCGCCGACGCCGTCGTCCTCACCGACGCCTCCGTGGACCTGTACAACCCCAAGTCGGTCCGCGCCTCCGTCGGCTCGCTGTTCCACCTGCCGGTGGCCGTCGGCGTCCCCGTCGAGCAGGCCGTCGCCGGGCTCAAGGCCGCCGGCGTACGCATCCTCGCCGCCGACGGCGCGGGCGACGACGACCTCGACGACGAGCTGGACGCGGGCACCATGGGCGGCCCCACCGCCTGGGTCTTCGGCAACGAGGCCTGGGGGCTCCCGGAGGAGACCCGCGCGCTGGCGGACGCCGTCGTGCGCGTCCCGATCCACGGCAAGGCCGAGAGCCTCAACCTCGCGACGGCCGCCGCCGTGTGCCTCTACGCCTCCGCGCGGGCCCAGCGCCCCCGACGTACCCACTGA
- a CDS encoding 3-oxoacyl-ACP reductase → MTDRTEEIICRRLVGRTAVITGAGSGIGLATARRLASEGANVVCGDIDETAGKAAAEAVGGTFVKVDVTDPEEVEALFRTAYETYGSVDIAFNNAGISPPDDDSILETGLEAWKRVQEVNLTSVYLCCKAALPYMREQGRGSIINTASFVAVMGAATSQISYTASKGGVLAMSRELGVQFAREGIRVNALCPGPVNTPLLQELFAKDPERAARRLVHIPVGRFAEADEIAAAVAFLASDDSSFVNATDFLVDGGISGAYVTPL, encoded by the coding sequence ATGACAGACCGCACTGAAGAGATCATCTGCCGCCGCCTGGTCGGCCGCACCGCCGTCATCACCGGGGCCGGCAGCGGCATCGGCCTCGCCACCGCCCGCCGGCTCGCCTCCGAGGGCGCGAACGTCGTCTGCGGCGACATCGACGAGACCGCCGGGAAGGCCGCCGCCGAGGCGGTCGGCGGCACCTTCGTGAAGGTCGACGTCACCGACCCGGAGGAGGTCGAGGCGCTCTTCCGGACCGCGTACGAGACGTACGGCTCCGTCGACATCGCCTTCAACAACGCGGGCATCTCGCCGCCCGACGACGACTCCATCCTGGAGACCGGCCTGGAGGCGTGGAAGCGGGTCCAGGAGGTCAACCTCACCTCCGTGTACCTCTGCTGCAAGGCCGCCCTGCCGTACATGCGGGAGCAGGGCCGCGGCTCGATCATCAACACCGCCTCGTTCGTCGCCGTCATGGGCGCGGCGACCTCGCAGATCTCGTACACCGCCTCCAAGGGCGGCGTGCTCGCCATGTCCCGCGAGCTCGGCGTGCAGTTCGCCCGCGAGGGCATCCGGGTCAACGCGCTCTGCCCGGGGCCGGTCAACACCCCGCTGCTGCAGGAGCTGTTCGCGAAGGACCCGGAGCGGGCCGCGCGGCGGCTCGTGCACATCCCGGTCGGCCGGTTCGCCGAGGCCGACGAGATCGCGGCGGCCGTCGCCTTCCTCGCGAGCGACGACTCGTCCTTCGTCAACGCCACCGACTTCCTGGTGGACGGCGGGATCTCCGGCGCGTACGTCACCCCGCTGTAG